The sequence CGGTGTTCAAGTCTCCGCCGATGACGAGGTAGTCGCCCGCGGGGATGTTGGCCTTGATGCGGCTGACCAGACTGCTGGCCTCCGAGTTACGGTTGCTGCTCCCCGTGGTGAGGAAGTGCACGCTCACCGCCCAGAGGTCCTTCGGGCCCGGCACGTCGATGCGCGCCCAGGCGAAGTCTCGGTTGGAGACGTACGGGTCATCCCACTCGCCCGAGGCGATGATGGGGTAGCGGCTGATGATGCCGTTGGGAATCTGCGCCCCACCCTCGCGGTAGTAGTGGAACTGCGTGCCGAACGTCGTGTCCACGAAGCCACGGATGTCCGCCGCGGAGTTCGACTTGTAGTTGAACTCCTGAATCATCACCACGTCAGCGTCCGTGCCCTGGAAGATGCGGATGCCGTGGCCCGGGTCGTAGTCCTGCCCGTTGCCGCTGGACGTGTTCGCCGCCAGCAGGCGAAGGCGGACCTCGCCCAGCGCGTCCTGCCGCTGCCCGACTTCCGCGCCGTCGAGCCCCACGGGCTCCAGCGCCGAGTCCTCGCCACCACACGCCGCGAGCACCGCCAGCAACAGCGCGGCGGCATGTCGCCGCCAGTTCGACTGCACATGGCTTGAAGGAGTTGCGTCGTCACGCATGATGTCCGGTCCTGCCCCCTGACAAGGAGCTGTTGAGTGGTCGGATGAGACATCCACACGCTACCCGATTCACGGGGAATGCGATGCTCGCCCGTCTCCTTTATCGACCGAAACGCAGACACGTTGCGTGAAACATCGGTGAAACCGTCCGGGACGGGCACTACAGCGCGGCGGCGGCGGACAGGGCGACGGCGAGGTAACGAAGGCCCTTGCCGATCGTGACGAAGAAGACGAAAGGCAGCGGGCGCACCCCCAGCATTCCGCCGGCGATGACGAAGGCGTCACCCACCACGGGCAGCCAGGACATGACGAGCGCGGGCGCGCCCCACTTCCGCGTCCAGGCCTCCACGCGCTGCATGCGAGGCCCTTCCTTCTCACGGCGCCGCGCGTACCAGCGCCCCAAGGCGCCTCCACCACCGGCCGCCACCCACCGGCCCAGCACGTAGAGCGACAGCGCGCCCAGCACGTTGCCCATGGTGGCCACGCCGATGGCGGTGACGGGCGCCGTCCCGCCGTAGACGAGCGCGGCCAGCAGCGCCTCCGACGGCACTGGCACCACGGAGCCCGCGAGCATCGCGATGAGGAACAGCCCCGGGAGGCCCCAGGTGGCGAGTACGGACGGGTCGGGCATCAACGATTCGAAGGTGAGGGCCCCCAAGCCTGCCATGCCCCCCGCCGCGGCGCACGCGCTCAGACGCCCAGGACGCAAGGTCTGCGCCCCACCCCACCCGCACGCAGGAATTGCGCCCCATCCCCGCCCGCGGACAGGTGCCCCAGGGGAGAGGAGGCCGCGGCGCAGCGCTTGCTATGGGGAGGGGCATACACCCGAAAGGGAAGGAACGCCGCGCCCATGAGCAGCACCGTCGCCCCAGTCCCGAGCCCGAGCCAGAGCTCCGACCTCCGCCTCGTGCCGGTGGAGATTGCCCCCGAGACGTTCTGGGTGGGCAAGCGCGAGCCCGGCAACATCTTCTACGCCAACCCCTACCTGCTGCGCTTCCGCGGTACGGACAAGAAGACGCAGCGGCCCACGGAGTTCAACCTCCTCATCGACCCGGGCTCGAGCAGCGACTTCTCCACCATCCACACCAAGGTGACGTCGCTCATTGGTGGCATGGAGCGGCTGTCGGCCATGTTCATCAACCACCAGGACCCGGACGTGGGCTCGTCGGCGAGCATCATCTCCGCGCGCTACGCGCCCCGGGCCGGGCTGCTGTGCTCGGAGGACACCTGGCGGCTCATCGTCCACCAGAACCTGCCGCGCCACCGCTTCATCCCCACGGAGAAGTTCGCACAGGGCCTCAGCGTGCCCACGGGCCACCGGTTGCTGCCGGTTCCCTCGCCCTTCTGCCACTTCCGCGGCGCCGTCATGCTCTATGACCCGCAGACGCGCGTGCTCTTCACCGGAGACCTCTTCGGCGGGCTCACGGACTCCAACGCCAAGGGCATCTGGGCGGACGAATCCGACTGGGCGGGCATCCGCGCCTTCCATCAAATCTACATGCCGGTGAACTCCGCGCTGCAACGCACGGTGGCGGCCATCCGCAAGCTGGAGCCGGGCGTGGAGATGATTGCGCCGCAGCACGGCCGCATCATCCGGGGACCGCTGGTGCAGCAGTTCCTGGACCGGATGGAGAAGCTTCAGGTGGGCCTGGACATCATGGACGAGGCGCAGGACCGCACGCACCTGCAGGCCTGGAACTCCGTGCTGGACCGGGTGGTGGCGCTGGCGCGCGGCTACCTGGGCGACTCCGTGGAGGCCAAGCTGGCCGCGAGCCACGAGCTGTCGGACACGGCGCAGTACGACGGCACGCGGCTGGTGGTGAGCCGCCTGGGCAAGTGGACGCTGGAGCACGTGGTGGACCTGCTGTGCCACGGCGAGCCGCCGGAGATTGCCGGCCCCATCATCGTCGAGGCCACCAGCGCCGCGGCCGAGTACAACCTGCCCACGCCGCACCTGGACATCGAGGGCGTGGGGGCACCGTCCCACGTTTCGCTGCTCGACCCCTGACAGCGACGACTGCAGACGAGGGAGGCCGAGGTGCACTCGACCGACGACGAAGAAGGCGTGGCGTACCTGGGGGGCGCCGCGCCGGAGCCGCAATTGCGGGTGACTCCGCCGCCGGCCATCGTGAAACCGCCGCCCCGCGCCGGCCTCCCCCCTGTCCCGCAGCGGACGGAAACCCCTCCCGACGCGACGTTCCAGCCGGTGACGCCACCACCGGCCCTGTCGCTTGGGGAGACACTGCGCCCGGTGACCCCCATGTCGCCGCACGGCACGCTGCTCCAGGGCATTGTGGTGACCGCGACCTCCAGCGCCGTGCGAGGCCTGGTGCCCGGCCAGACGGTGGCCCAGCGGTACCGCGTGGAGCGCTGGCTGGGCGCCGGGGGCAGCTCCACCGTGTACGAGGCCACCGACCTCCACCAGGACCTGCGCGTGGCCCTCAAGGTCCTCGCGGTGCCCCATGCGGATGCCTCGATGGTGGCGCGCTTCCGCCAGGAGGTGGAGCACGCCCGGGCGCTGGAGCACGTCAACATCCTGCGTGTCTTCGATGTGGGCGTGGACGGCGATCGGCACTTCCTCACCGTGGAGTTGCTGGATGGCGTGGATTTGCGTCAGCGACTGATGGAGCGGCGCGCCACGTTGGCGGAGGCGCTGCGCTGGCTCACCCACGCGACGGTGGCGCTGGAGCACGCGCACGGCCGGGGCGTGCTCCACCGCGACGTGAAGCCCGCCAACCTCTTCATCACCCGCACCGGCGTGCTCAAGCTGATGGACTTCGGGCTCGCCAAGAGCACGCACGTCATGGGGACGACGGCCCAGGGCGCGGTGCTCGGCACGCCGGAGTACATGGCGCCCGAACAGGTGACGGGCAACCCCGCGGTGTCACCCGCCACGGACCTGTACGCGCTCGGCGTGGTGGCCTACGAGCTGTTCACCGGACAGCTTCCGTTCCGCCACCCGGAGCCCGTGCCGCTGATGTTCCTGCACGTCCAGGAGCGCCCCGTGCCGCCGCGCACGTTGCGACCGGCGCTGCCGGAGCCCTTCGAGCACGTCGTGCTGCGGCTGCTGGAGAAACGCCCCGACGACCGCTACCGGTCCGCGGCCGAGCTCCGCACCGCGCTGGCGAAGCTGTGGCCCCACGCGCTGAATGCAGATGCGTCTGTGACGGCACGAGCGCCGGCGCCGCCCCTCGCGCGCGCCCGAGCGCCGGGCCCGGGAGGCGGCACGGGCTGAGTGGAACGTGCCCGCCGTCACGCCCCCGATGCCGCTGGCTCCGTCCTGCCCGGAGCCAACAGCGCCAACCCGAGCGCCGCGACGGCCGTGAGTCCAGCGGCGATGCCGAACTGCAGGGCGAAGTGCCCGCTGGCCAGCGCGAGCAACGCCACCGCCAGTGAGCCGCCCAGCAGCCGCGTGGCGTAGAGCGCGCTGGTGACGATGCCCCGGTGGTGCCAGGGCGCGCGGGACTGCGGTCCAATCAGCGACGTGCTGGCGGCGGGCCCCAGCCCCAGGCCGAGCACCGCCAGCCCCACCAGCGCCGCGGGCACACCCCAGCCCCGTGCGGCGGCCAATGACAGCCACCCGGCCCCCAGCGCCGCCACCGCGAAGCCCACGCCGGCGCTCAGTCGCATGCCTCCGCGCACCAGCAGCTTCACGCCGAAGGTGGAGCCCACGGACCAGCCCAGCAGCATCGGCAGCAGCGCCAGTCCCGCCGCCAGTGGCGTGTGACCGCCCTGCTCCGTCATCCACAACGGCACCCACGCGGCCATGCTGTACAGCAACGAGCCGCCCGCGATGCCGCCCACGATGCCGCTGAGCACCGCGCGATCTCTCAGCAACTCCGCCGGGAGCAACGGAGACACCGTCGAGCGTTGCTGCCGCACCAGCAGCCAGGCCGCGCCCACGGCGGCCAGCGCGCAGGCCCACCGCAGGCTCACAGCCCCCGGCTCCAACGAGAAGAGGAGCAGCGCCGCCGAGGAGCCCGCGAGCACGGGCCCCCACCGGTCCATGCGGACCTCCGGACGGCGAGGCGGGTCGCGGTAGGAGAGGTACAGCAGCGCCGCGGCGAACAGCCCCACCGGCACGTTGACCAGGAACACCCAGCGCCACGAGGCGTGCATCACCAGCCAGCCGCCAATGAGCGGCCCCACGACGTTGCCCGCGCCCCAGGCCCCCGTGAACAGCCCCTGCACGGCGGCGCGCTCACGCAGCGTGTAGAGGTCGGCGGAGATGGTGAGCGTGGTGGGCTGCAACGCCCCCGCGCCCAGGCCCTGGATGACCCGGAAGGCGATGAGCCCCGGCACCGAGTCCGCCAGGCCACACAGCGCGGAGCCCACCAGGAACAACCCCATGCCCGAGAAAAAGACGGGCTTGCGTCCCAGCCGGTCCGCCAGCGTCCCGGAGACGAGCACGCCGACAGTGGAGGCAAAGAGAAAGGCGGAGAACACCCACGAGTAGAGGTGCTGACCTCCCAGCTCCCGGGTGATGGTGGGCATGGCACTCGTCACGACGGTGCCTTCGAACGCGCTGACCACCAGGGCCAGCAACACCGCGCCCGTCGCGGTCCGCCGCGCCACGCCTGGACGCGCGCTGACCATGGGCTCCGCTGTGACGCCGCTTCCGTCCATCACCTCTCTGTACGCCCCAGGCCCCCATGCGGAAACCGCATCTTCCGCATAGACTTCTTGCGAAATCCGCATGACCTCCGAACAGCTCCGAGCCTTCCTCGAAGTCGCCCGGGCGGGACGCCTGGCCACCGCCGCGCGTGGGCTGGGTCTGTCCCAGTCCGGCCTCTCCCGGCAGCTCCAATCACTCGAAGCCGCCCTGGGCACGCGCTTGCTCGTCCGCACGCCTGGGGGCGCGGTGCTGACAGACGCGGGAGAACGCTTCCTGCCTCACGCCCAGCGCGCCCTGGACGCACTGACGGCGGGCACCTCGGAGCTGGAGCGGCTGTCGGGGACGCCACACGGCGTGGTGTCGCTCGGCACGCTGCATACCGTGGGGGCGTACCTGCTGCCGGACATCATCCCGGCCTTCGCCCGCCAGTTCCCGGAGGTCCGGCCCCGGCTGAGTGAGGGACTGGCACCGGCCATGGAGGAAGGCGTGGCACGCGGCGCCCTGGACCTGGCCATCCTCTCCCTCCCCGTGCGGCGCGCGGACCTGGTGGCGCAGCGACTGTGGGAGGAGTCCCTGGTGCTCGCCGTCCCGCGTGGACACCGGCTGACGAAGTCAGGCAAGCCCGTGACGATGGACGAGGTCGTGGAAGAGCCCTGGGTCGTCATCCCCGGCATGAGCGGCACCCGGGCGATGGAGGCCGCCTGTGAGGCGCGGGGCGTGACACCCCGCCTGGCGGTGGAGACGGACAACGCGGAGGCCATGCGCCGCATGGTGGAGCGCGGCCTGGGCGTGGCGATGGTGCCGCAGTTGATGGCCCGAGACCACCATGCCCAGGGCTTCGACGTGGTGCCCCTGGCGCGCGCCGGGGTGAAGCGGCAGGTGGCGCTGATACACCGGGGCGAGGGCTACCTCACGGCCGCGGCGCGGGCGCTCAAGTCCTTCATCGTGGAGAGCGTGCGCGCCATGCCCGAACCCTGGGGCACGAGGAAGGCGGCTCCAGGCGCTCGGGTGCGCTAGCGTGCCGCGGCCGGTGGCGCCGTCTTCACGAGGCGAGGCCCATCGAGACACGGAGACGCACCATGGCCCGGACGGACAGCTTCGTTGAGTACACGGTGGAACTGCTGGAGAAGCTGGGGCCCGTGAAGTCCCGGTCGATGTTCGGCGGCTGGGGGCTCTACCTCGGCGGACGGATGTTCGGGCTCATCGGCGGCGGTCAGTTGTTCCTGAAGGTGGATGACGTCACCAAGCCGGACTTCCAGGCCGCCGGATGCCGGCCGTTCATCTACGAAGGGATGAAGACCCCGGTGGAGATGGGCTATTGGACTCCGCCCGCGGACGCGGCGGATGACGCCTACGCGCTCCTGCCCTGGGCCCGGAAGGCCGTGGACGCGGCGAACCGGGCCGCGGTGAAGAAGGCCCAAAAGACGACGCGAAAGAAGGCGCCGGCGAAGAAGCGCACCTCACGCGTCAAGCCGTCTTGATGGCCGCGGCGTCCTCCAGCCCCAGCTCGACGACGGATGCCTCGCGCATCTTGAACTTCTGCACCTTGCCCGTCACCGTCATCGGGAACGCGTCCACGAACTTCCAGAAGCGGGGAATCTTGTAGGACGCGATGCGGCCCGTGCAGAACCGCGTCAGCTCCTCGGCGGTGAGCGTCGCGCCGGGCTTCACGCGCACCCAGGCCATGACCTCCTCGCCGTACTTCTTGCTCGGCACGCCAATGACCTGCGTCTCGCTGACGCCCGGGTGCGTGTGGAGGAACTCCTCGACCTCGCGCGGGGAGATGTTCTCACCGCCCCGGATGATGGTGTCCTTGATGCGGCCCACCACCTTCACGTAGCCCTCGTCGTCCATCACCGCGAGGTCGCCCGTGTGCATCCACCCGGCGGCGTCCACGGCCGCGGCGGTGGCCTCGGGGTTGGCCCAGTACCCCAGCATGACGCTGTACCCACGCGTGCACAGCTCGCCCGGCGAGCCGCGAGGAACCACCTCACCCGAGCCCGGGTCGATGACCTTGACCTCCAGGTGCGGATGCACGCGCCCCACGGTGGAAACGCGCTTGTCCAGCGGCTCGTCCAGTGCGCTCTGCGTGGACACCGGCGACGTCTCCGTCATGCCGTAGCAGATGGTCACCTCGCGCATGTGCATGCGCGACTGCACCTGCTTCATCACCTCCACCGGACACGGCGAGCCCGCCATGACACCGGTGCGCAGCGTCGACAAATCGAACTCACCGAAGCGCGGATGGTCCAGCTCCGCGATGAACATCGTGGGCACGCCGTACAGCGACGTGCAGCGCTCGGCCTGCACCGTCTGGAGCACCGTCAGCGGGTCGAACGCCTCGGCGGGGATCACCATGGTGGCGCCGTGGCTGGTACAGGCCAGGTTGCCAATCACCATGCCGAAGCAGTGGTAGAATGGCACCGGGATGCACACCCGGTCCTCGGGGCCGTAGCGCAGGGCCTCCCCGATGAAGAAGCCGTTGTTCAAGACATTGTGGTGCGACAGCGTGGCGCCCTTCGGGAAGCCTGTCGTTCCCGACGTGTATTGGATGTTGATGGCGTCATCGAACTGGAGCGACGCCTCGCGGGCGGCCAACGCGCCCTCTGAAACATCCGCCGCGCCATCGAGCAGCCGCTGCCAGTCGTCCTCCAGGACGAGCGCCGCCGCCAGGCTGGCACAGCGCGGCTGGACCTCTTTCACCATGCCCCGGTAGTCCGTCTGCCGGAAGCCCCGTGCGTGGAGCAGCACCTTGGTGCCGGACTGGTTGAGGGCGTACTCCAGCTCCGAGGTGCGGTAGGCAGGGTTGATGTTGACCAGGATGGCGCCGATACGGGCCGTGGCGTACTGGACGGCCACCCATTCGAAGCGGTTGGGTGACCAGAGCCCCACCCGGTCCCCCTTCTGAACGCCCAGGGCCATCAGTCCCCGGGCCACCTGCGAGGTGAGCGCCCAGAGCTGTTGATACGTGGCCCGAAACCCCTGGGACGCCACCACCAGGGCCTCCCGGTCGCCGTGGCGCTCGACGGTGCGGCGCAGGTTCTGGCCAATCGTCTCCCCCAGCAGCGGGGTGGTGCTGGTGCCATGGGCGTAGGAAGGGACCGGGTTTGGGGACATGGCGGCATCGTCCCGCCGAGCCGGACACGCGGCAAGCGCCGCGGACCACCGCTGTCCAACGCGTGGCAGGGGGGCATGGGGGAAGGCGGCATGCCCTGCCAACGAGGGCCCCCGGGGGGCCAGTCCCCTCCTGGGAAGCGACAGTCAGCCCTGAAATCAGCCATTACGCCGTGCAGCCAGCCCACGCACCGCGTTAGAAACCGGGACTCATGGATGACTCCAACGCCAGGCTGGTCGCGGCCCTGCTGGAAGCCCGGCAGCGACACTGCTTCCCTGCGGACGTACGGCGCGCTGCCCCCGAATTCGTAGGCCAGGTGCTCGGCCTGCTCTTCCCCCACTTCGCCGAGCGCCTGGAGTGTACGGCCGCGGCCGTCCACCGCGACGTCACCACCGTGGAGGCCAGCCTCCACCGCATCCGGGACACGCTGGCGCCCCTGTACCCGGGCATTGAACGGGACTTGCCGGCGCGCTTCATGGAGCGGCTGCCCGGCCTGTACGACTGGCTGCGACAGGACGCGGACGCCATCTTCGAGGCGGACCCGGCCGCGCGCACCGTGGACGAGGTCATCCTCACCTACCCGGGCTTCACCGCCATCGCCATCTACCGGGTGGCCAACGCGCTGCACGCCCTGGGCTTCCCGCTGCTGCCTCGCTTGCTCACGGAGTACGCGCACCAGCGAACCGGCGTGGACATCCACCCGGGGGCCACCATTGGCCGGCGCTTCGTCATCGACCATGGCACCGGCGTCGTCATCGGTGAGACGACGCTCATTGGTGACAACGTCAAAATCTATCAGGGCGTCACCCTGGGCGCGCTCGTCGTGGAGAAGGGGCTGACGGACAAGAAGCGTCACCCCACCATCGAGGACGACGTGGTGGTGTACGCCAACGCCACCATCCTGGGCGGAGAAACCGTGGTGGGCCGGGGCAGCATCATCGCCGGCAACGCCTGGCTCACGCAGAGCATCCCCTCTCAATCCGTGGTTACCCGCCGCAGCGAGGTGCGTCAGCGCGGCGAGAACGGCTCGCTGGACGCACTCGAATTCCACATCTGACCCACCGACGAGGCCCCCCACATGAAGGTGAACAGCATCCTGGAGACCATCGGAAACACGCCGCACGTGCGCATCAACCGGCTGTTTCCGTCCCGCGTGACGGTCCATCTGAAGCTCGAGCGCGCCAACCCGGGCGGCAGCATCAAGGACCGCATCGCGTTGTCCATGATTGAGGACGCGGAGCAGCGCGGCCTGCTCAAGAAGGACAGCGTCATCATCGAGCCGACCAGCGGCAACACCGGCATCGGCCTGGCCATGGTGGCGGCGGTGAAGGGCTACAAGCTGGTGCTCGTCATGCCGGAGTCCATGAGCGTCGAGCGCCGCCGGCTGATGGCCGCCTACGGCGCCACGTTCGAGCTGACCCCGCGCGCGCAGGGCATGAAGGGCGCCATCGCTCGCGCCAACGAGCTGCTGTCGCAGGTGCCCAACTCGTGGATGCCGCAGCAGTTCGAGAACGAGGCCAACATCGAGGTCCACCGCCGCACGACGGTGCAGGAAATCCTCAAGGACTTCCCGGAAGGGCTGGACTACCTCATCACCGGCGTGGGCACCGGCGGGCACATCACCGCGTGCGCCGAGGAGTTGAAGAAGGTCTGGCCGAAGCTGAAGGTCTTCGCCGTGGAGCCCACCAAGTCGCCCGTCATCAGCGGCGGCCAGCCGGGCCCGCACCCCATCCAGGGCCTTGGCGCCGGCTTCATCCCGAAGAACCTGCACAAGGACGCGCTGGACGGCGCCATTCAGGTGACCGAGGAGGACGCCTTCGAGTTCACCCGCCGCGCCGCGCGTGAGGAGGGCATCTTCGTGGGCATCTCCACCGGCGCCGCGCTGTCCGCCGTGAATCAGAAGCTGGGCGAGATGACCGACGGCAGCCGCGTGCTCGCCTTCAACTACGACACGGGCGAGCGCTACCTCTCCATCGAGCCGCTCTTCCCGGCCCAGTAGTCCAAAGGGCCCTCAGCCGCGGTGCGTCCGCACCAGCTCCACCAACCGGTCCATCTCCTCGGGCAGGTTGTAGAAGTGGGGTGAGAGGCGGACGCGCCCGCGGCGCACCGAGAGGGCCACCTCCCTTCCGGCGAGCCACGCGCCGAGCGCGCGGGCCTCGCCCTCCGGAGGCAGGAACGTGAGGATGCCCGCCCGGTGCTCCGGCGCGGGCCCCACGTCGCAGCCCAGCCCACGCAGCCCTGTCTCCAGCTGGCCCAGCAGCTCGCGGATGCGCGTGGAGATGGCGTCCACCCCCACCTCGTGCAGCAGCTCCAGCGCGGCGCCCAGGGCGTAGATGCCGGTGTACGCGGCGCTGCCCTCCTCCAGCTTGCCCGCGTCCGGGCGCAGCTCGAAGTGGCTGCGGTTGAAGTTCCAGGCGTCGGTGGTGCTGCGCCAGCCCACCAGCACGGGACGCAGCCTGGGCAGGACGTCCTTGGCCACGTAGAGGAAGCCGATGCCGGCGATGCCCAGCATCCACTTGTGGCTGTCCGCGCTGAGGAAGTGGACGCGGCTCTTCTTCACGTCCACGGGGATGCAGCCCACGCTCTGGATGCCGTCCACGCAGAACAGGACGCCCGCCCGCTCGCACAGGGCGCCCACCGCGTCCAGGTCCGTGCGGTAGCCGGTGGCGAACTGCACGGAGGACACGGCCACCAGCCGGGTGCTCGGGGTGAGCGCGGCGGCCACGGCTTCCGGCGTCACGCCCCCTTCGGGCGTCTGGATTTCGCGCACGGTGACGCCGCGGTCCTTCAGGTGCAGCCAGGGATAGACGTTGGAGGGGTACTCCAGCGAGGATGCGACGACGACCTCGTCGCCGGGCTTCCAGTCCAGCCCCTCGGCCACCAGGCCCAGGCCGTGGCTGGTGTTGCGCACGAAGGCAATCTCGCCGGGCTCGGCGTTGATGAGGCGGGCGGCCAGGCCCCGCACGCGCTCGCAATGGGCCTCCCAGCCGCGCTCGTGCTTGATGCCGTGGTGGACGATGTCCTCCATCCACCCGCGCACGGCCTCGGCGGCGCGCAGGCTGGTGGGAGCCACACCGGCGTGGTTGAGATAGAGCTGCTCCCTCAGCACGGGGAAGAGGTCTCGGTAGGATTCGAGCGAGCGCGTCATGGTGCCCGGAGTGTAGCCACGTCGCCGCGCCGCGCCGTACTTCGTGAAGGCCGGGTGTCCGCCGTGGACAGACGCGGTGGTTTTTCCGTCCCACCTTGGGATGCGATATGCGTCGGGTCCTGCTCGCCGCGGAGGACCCATGCGCCGCACCATCCTGGACGCCATGAGGAACACGTTGTTCGTGGGCGCCGCCCTGCTGGCGGGCTGCGCGGGAACCGTTCATGCGCCCTACCCGCCCATCCGCGCGGACCTGTCCCCCGCCGCCCTGGAGCGAGGGGCCGCCATCTTCCACGCGAGCTGCGAGTCATGTCACCGCGGGGGCGACGCGGAGACGGCGTCGGGCGCGCCGCTGCGCGAGCTGCCCTCGTACATGGGGCGCTTCTACGCGGCGAATCTCACGTCGCATGCCGAGGCGGGCATTGGCGCCATGACGGATGAGGAGTTGGCGCGGGCCATCCGCTTCGCGGTGAGCCGCGACGGGCGGTTGATGGTGATGCCCAGCTACGGCATGGGCGACGCGGACCTGGCGGCGGTGCTGGGCTTCATGCGCTCCGGGCACCCGCTCTTCACGCCAGATTCAGTGCCCGCGCCCCCGTCGAAGTTCAGCTTCTTCGGCGGTATCGGCTTCCGCTTCATCACTGGGAATGAGCCGGTGGAACGGCCCGCCTCGGGCATCCCCGTGCCGCCCAAGGCGGCGACCCGGGAGTACGGCCACTACATGGCGCATGACGTCTACGACTGCGCCTCGTGTCACACGGATGGCTTCAGCCCTCGGAAGACAGAGGGCGATGACGTGTTCGCGGGTGGCATGGCGTTCGTCGACCCGGAGGGAAGGAACGTTCATTCCAGCAACATCACGTTCCACGAGACGGGGCTGGCGCATTGGACGCTGGAGGACTTCACCCGCGCGGTGCGTGACGGACTGGCACCAGATGGCTCCGTGCTGCGCTCGCCCATGCCTCGCTTCCGGGGCATGGACGAGGTGGAGGCGCGAGCGCTCTATGACTATCTGCGCTCCGTGCCGCCCAGGAAGAACGCGGTGAAGGGTGCGCGGCCGCGGCTCACCGCGGAGTCAGTCCGCCCGAAATGGGGCGCGGAGGAGGCGGAGGAGCAGAGCGCGGAGGTACGCCCCGATGCGGCGCAGGCCAGCGCGCCCGATGAGACGCGCACGGGAGATGTTCCCAACGCCAGCGCCTCCGTGAAGGGAGCAGGGGAAGAAACCTCGGCTCCGCCAGTTTCCCCCGCGCAACCTCCGGCCAGCCATCAGGGCACACAGGGAGAAGACGCCCATGCCGCAGTGACGCCTTCGGCCTCGGCGACCGCTTCCGGCTCGGCGATGCCCACAGCACCCGGAGCCACCGGCAAGAGCGCGGCATCGGCACCGTCCGCGCAACCCGATGCGGCCAACACCGCTGCGGCCGGCCCCTCCACGCTGGCCAGCAAGCCCGCCCCCACCCGCAAGCCGCGCCCCGCTGCGCCCAAGGTGGACGCCCCTGCCCTCTTCGTGAAGCTCGGCTGCGCGAGCTGCCACGCTCCTGGCGCGCGGTATCACGACCGGCTCGCCAAGGTCGCCTCGCGCAGCGAGGCCGAACTGGTCCGGTGGGTGCGAAACCCCGAGCAGTTCCTCCCCGGCACGCCCATGCCCACCTACGCGGAGTTGATTGACGAGAAGACCGCGCGTGCCCTGGTGCGCTGGGTGAAGGCGGGAGGCCTGTCCAAGCTGCCCTCCACCTCGCGCTGAGCCGCGCCCCGAAGCACGCGGAAAAAACGCCCCGGAAATGACCGAGGAAAACCCCTGCTGGCGTATCCCGTCTGGAAGCTCTCAGCGGGCACCTCGTCGAGGCACTCGCTGGGCACGTACCACCCCGGAGCCAACCGGCCCCAGCCCCGGGGTGGTGCGTGAGACTTCCCACCGCACCGTCGGCTGGCACGCCAGCGTCTCCGGCTACGGGGACGGCTGCACCCGCGCCGCCGCTCGCGTACGGTGCGCCGCATGACGGAGTGTCTCCTCAACGTCGACCTGGGCGAGCTTCCTGGTGAAGACGAACAGCTCTACGCGCTGGCCCATGTGGCGAACATCGCTTGCGGCGGGCATGCCGGGGACGATGCCTCCATGCGCCGGGCGCTGGAGCGGTGCGAGCGGCATGGCACGCGCGTGGGCGCGCACCCGTCCTACGAGGACCGAGAGGGCTTCGGCCGCCGCGCGCTCGACGTCACGCCGGAGCACCTCCGGGCGCAAGTGGCCGCGCAGTGCGGCCGGCTCGCGAAGC is a genomic window of Myxococcus virescens containing:
- a CDS encoding YqaA family protein, with protein sequence MPDPSVLATWGLPGLFLIAMLAGSVVPVPSEALLAALVYGGTAPVTAIGVATMGNVLGALSLYVLGRWVAAGGGGALGRWYARRREKEGPRMQRVEAWTRKWGAPALVMSWLPVVGDAFVIAGGMLGVRPLPFVFFVTIGKGLRYLAVALSAAAAL
- a CDS encoding MFS transporter, which encodes MDGSGVTAEPMVSARPGVARRTATGAVLLALVVSAFEGTVVTSAMPTITRELGGQHLYSWVFSAFLFASTVGVLVSGTLADRLGRKPVFFSGMGLFLVGSALCGLADSVPGLIAFRVIQGLGAGALQPTTLTISADLYTLRERAAVQGLFTGAWGAGNVVGPLIGGWLVMHASWRWVFLVNVPVGLFAAALLYLSYRDPPRRPEVRMDRWGPVLAGSSAALLLFSLEPGAVSLRWACALAAVGAAWLLVRQQRSTVSPLLPAELLRDRAVLSGIVGGIAGGSLLYSMAAWVPLWMTEQGGHTPLAAGLALLPMLLGWSVGSTFGVKLLVRGGMRLSAGVGFAVAALGAGWLSLAAARGWGVPAALVGLAVLGLGLGPAASTSLIGPQSRAPWHHRGIVTSALYATRLLGGSLAVALLALASGHFALQFGIAAGLTAVAALGLALLAPGRTEPAASGA
- a CDS encoding TfoX/Sxy family protein — its product is MARTDSFVEYTVELLEKLGPVKSRSMFGGWGLYLGGRMFGLIGGGQLFLKVDDVTKPDFQAAGCRPFIYEGMKTPVEMGYWTPPADAADDAYALLPWARKAVDAANRAAVKKAQKTTRKKAPAKKRTSRVKPS
- a CDS encoding serine/threonine-protein kinase — protein: MHSTDDEEGVAYLGGAAPEPQLRVTPPPAIVKPPPRAGLPPVPQRTETPPDATFQPVTPPPALSLGETLRPVTPMSPHGTLLQGIVVTATSSAVRGLVPGQTVAQRYRVERWLGAGGSSTVYEATDLHQDLRVALKVLAVPHADASMVARFRQEVEHARALEHVNILRVFDVGVDGDRHFLTVELLDGVDLRQRLMERRATLAEALRWLTHATVALEHAHGRGVLHRDVKPANLFITRTGVLKLMDFGLAKSTHVMGTTAQGAVLGTPEYMAPEQVTGNPAVSPATDLYALGVVAYELFTGQLPFRHPEPVPLMFLHVQERPVPPRTLRPALPEPFEHVVLRLLEKRPDDRYRSAAELRTALAKLWPHALNADASVTARAPAPPLARARAPGPGGGTG
- a CDS encoding AMP-binding protein; this encodes MSPNPVPSYAHGTSTTPLLGETIGQNLRRTVERHGDREALVVASQGFRATYQQLWALTSQVARGLMALGVQKGDRVGLWSPNRFEWVAVQYATARIGAILVNINPAYRTSELEYALNQSGTKVLLHARGFRQTDYRGMVKEVQPRCASLAAALVLEDDWQRLLDGAADVSEGALAAREASLQFDDAINIQYTSGTTGFPKGATLSHHNVLNNGFFIGEALRYGPEDRVCIPVPFYHCFGMVIGNLACTSHGATMVIPAEAFDPLTVLQTVQAERCTSLYGVPTMFIAELDHPRFGEFDLSTLRTGVMAGSPCPVEVMKQVQSRMHMREVTICYGMTETSPVSTQSALDEPLDKRVSTVGRVHPHLEVKVIDPGSGEVVPRGSPGELCTRGYSVMLGYWANPEATAAAVDAAGWMHTGDLAVMDDEGYVKVVGRIKDTIIRGGENISPREVEEFLHTHPGVSETQVIGVPSKKYGEEVMAWVRVKPGATLTAEELTRFCTGRIASYKIPRFWKFVDAFPMTVTGKVQKFKMREASVVELGLEDAAAIKTA
- a CDS encoding LysR family transcriptional regulator, whose translation is MTSEQLRAFLEVARAGRLATAARGLGLSQSGLSRQLQSLEAALGTRLLVRTPGGAVLTDAGERFLPHAQRALDALTAGTSELERLSGTPHGVVSLGTLHTVGAYLLPDIIPAFARQFPEVRPRLSEGLAPAMEEGVARGALDLAILSLPVRRADLVAQRLWEESLVLAVPRGHRLTKSGKPVTMDEVVEEPWVVIPGMSGTRAMEAACEARGVTPRLAVETDNAEAMRRMVERGLGVAMVPQLMARDHHAQGFDVVPLARAGVKRQVALIHRGEGYLTAAARALKSFIVESVRAMPEPWGTRKAAPGARVR